One window of the Candidatus Eisenbacteria bacterium genome contains the following:
- a CDS encoding four helix bundle protein produces the protein MKKTDPETFASPSVFFPAEQLIAYRVARELLAEIARVSRGWHGRASLRGQALDAAESVVLNLGEGAAQPARSGAKRRHYVIALGSADEVGATLDAAGAQALSPAAELEAVRALAARCGALVGGLVRSATARRR, from the coding sequence ATGAAAAAAACCGACCCGGAAACCTTCGCCAGTCCCTCCGTCTTCTTTCCCGCCGAGCAGCTCATTGCGTATCGCGTCGCGCGAGAGCTCCTCGCCGAGATCGCGCGGGTGAGCCGCGGGTGGCACGGGCGGGCCAGCTTGCGGGGGCAGGCGCTGGACGCGGCCGAGAGCGTGGTGCTCAACCTCGGCGAGGGCGCGGCGCAGCCGGCGCGCTCGGGCGCCAAGCGTCGCCACTACGTCATCGCGCTCGGCAGTGCGGACGAGGTTGGCGCGACGCTCGACGCTGCCGGCGCCCAGGCGCTGTCGCCAGCGGCGGAGCTCGAGGCGGTGCGGGCGCTGGCGGCTCGCTGCGGCGCCCTGGTC